The genomic window AAGTCGTTGACACTTTAAGGTCGGGCTGGCTGACTACTGGACCAAAGACTGAGAAATTTGAATATGAGTTTGCTAAATACATTGGAGGTACGACCTCAAGCTGTAAGCATGCGATTGCAGTTAATTCATGTACTTCCGCTATACATCTTGCATTACTTGCTTATGGGGTTGGTGAAGGTGATGAAGTAATCACTACTCCTTATACATTTGTGAGCACAGCTGAGGTAATAGTCCATACGGGAGCTACTCCAGTATTTGTTGATATAAAAAGAGATACATTTAATATCGATGTCTCTAAGATAGAAAAAGCAATTACCTCTAAAACACGTGCAATTATACCTGTCCATATTGCGGGTCAGCCATGTGATATGGCTGAAATACTTAATATAGCAAATAAATACAATCTTATTGTAATTGAGGATGCAGCGCATGCATTGGGAGCAGAATACAAAGGTAAAAAGATAGGCACAATTGGTGATGCTACTTGTTTCAGCTTTTATTCTACAAAAAATCTTACTACTGGAGAGGGTGGGATGATAACTACAAATGATACAGAGATAGCAGAAAAGGTACGAATTTTAGCTTTACATGGGATGTCAAAAGGTGCATGGAAGAGGTATAGTGCAAAGGGCTCATGGCAGTATAAAATCATAGATAAAGGTTATAAATACAACATGTCAGATATACAAGCAGCTATTGGAGTTGTTCAGCTTAAAAGATTTGATAGAATGCAACAAAGGAGGAAAGAGATAGCTGAAATCTATAATAAAGAATTTAACGCGATTCCTGAGCTAATTAGCCCGCATCAAAAGAGTTTGACAAAACATGCATGGCATCTTTATATTATTCAAATAAGACCTGAGCTATTAAAAATTACAAGAGACGAGTTCATTGATGCTCTTTCAACCGAAGGAATAGGGACATCAGTCCATTTTATACCACTCCATCTCATGCCTTATTACAGGAAACGATATGGATTTAAGAGGGGTGCATTTCCCAATGCAGAATATGTATATGAAAGGGTAATCTCACTCCCACTTTATCCAAGACTATCATTGAATGATGCTAAATATGTAGCAAATGTTGTAAAGAAGATAGTCAAAAGTAACTTAAAGTGATTAAGCGTATAATTGACATCATATTTTCTGGTTCACTTTTATTATTCTTATCACCTGTTTTCTTGCTTATCTCCATTTTAATAAAATTAGATTCAGCAGGTCCTGTATTTTATAAATCCTTAAGAGTAGGGAGGCTAGGTAAGCCATTTAGAATGCTTAAGTTTCGTTCAATGGTAAAGGATGCAGCCCTAATAGGACCTAAAATAACAACAAGAGATGACCCAAGAATAACCAATATAGGTAGACTGTTACGAGCTACAAAGGTTGACGAGCTTCCAAATCTATTTAACGTTTTAAAAGGTGAATTAAGTCTTGTAGGACCACGTCCGGAGCTTCCTGAATATGTCAAAAGATATAACAAAATGGAGCAAGAAGTCTTAAGATTGAAACCGGGAATTACAGGCCCTTCACAGCTTAAATATATAGACGAAGCAGAGAAACTACACAATATTGACACTGACTATCCATCAATTCTATCCGATAAACTTGCACTTGACCTTGAATACTTAAGTAATGCAAGCTTCTTATTTGATATAAAAATTCTACTTAATACTTTAAAGAAGCTACTATCCCAAAGTTATTTGATTACAAGGAACTGGAAACCCTAAGAACCTATCACTGAGTTTTCTGAATCCTCTTGGAACATCGGAGAAGTAGAACTTGTGCTGTAGGGGCAGGGTAACCCTGTCCCTACACTTTTGTTCAATCCCATGTTTTTTCAAAACATTTCTAACCTCAAGGGCAACTGAAGCCGCTGAGTCTATAAGCTTAACACTTGTGCCCATAATCTCTTTAATCCTATGTTTTAGTAACGGATAATGGGTACAGCCTAAAATAA from bacterium includes these protein-coding regions:
- a CDS encoding DegT/DnrJ/EryC1/StrS family aminotransferase, which codes for VVDTLRSGWLTTGPKTEKFEYEFAKYIGGTTSSCKHAIAVNSCTSAIHLALLAYGVGEGDEVITTPYTFVSTAEVIVHTGATPVFVDIKRDTFNIDVSKIEKAITSKTRAIIPVHIAGQPCDMAEILNIANKYNLIVIEDAAHALGAEYKGKKIGTIGDATCFSFYSTKNLTTGEGGMITTNDTEIAEKVRILALHGMSKGAWKRYSAKGSWQYKIIDKGYKYNMSDIQAAIGVVQLKRFDRMQQRRKEIAEIYNKEFNAIPELISPHQKSLTKHAWHLYIIQIRPELLKITRDEFIDALSTEGIGTSVHFIPLHLMPYYRKRYGFKRGAFPNAEYVYERVISLPLYPRLSLNDAKYVANVVKKIVKSNLK
- a CDS encoding sugar transferase yields the protein MIKRIIDIIFSGSLLLFLSPVFLLISILIKLDSAGPVFYKSLRVGRLGKPFRMLKFRSMVKDAALIGPKITTRDDPRITNIGRLLRATKVDELPNLFNVLKGELSLVGPRPELPEYVKRYNKMEQEVLRLKPGITGPSQLKYIDEAEKLHNIDTDYPSILSDKLALDLEYLSNASFLFDIKILLNTLKKLLSQSYLITRNWKP